From Microbacterium rhizosphaerae:
GCTCCGCGTCCGGCTGGAAGGTCATTCCCGAGCCGTTCGGCACGCCGGCGGGAGCCACGGCTGCCAGCAGCGGGATCGGGATGCAGACCCCCTCCCTGATCGGGACGACGGCGCGGCTCATGCCGGGCACAGCCGTCGCGCCGGCCGTCGTGCTGACCGATGCCTTCGCGAGCGCCCACGGCCAGAGCCGCGGCTCCTCCGTCGACGTCGAGGGCGACTGGTGGTCGGTGACCGCCGACGTGACGGGAACCGTGCCGGTGGTTCCGGGCACGTCGGAGGACCGGTCCGTCCTCTTCGATCTGCCGACGCTGCAGCGCGCGATCCTCCGGGCCAGCTCGACCCCGACCGGCGCGAACCAGGCGTGGGTCGCCAGCGACGACCCCGGCGCCGTGCTGCCGCTCGCGCAGCGCGTCTCGGGCGGGTCGGCGTCGGTCACCGTCGCGGACACCGCGTTCGCCGCCCGGTTCGTCGGCAGCGCCTTCGTCGGCCTCGCCCTCGGCGGGCTCGCCGTCATCGCGCTCGCGATCATCGCGCTCGCGGCGGTGGCCGCCGCGCTCCTGCGTCGGCGGCGCAACGAGATCGTGGTGCTGCGCGCCCTCGGCTTCAGCGCACGACAGCAGGTGCGCACACGGAGGGCGGAGCTGTCATGCATCGCCATCGCCGCCGGGGTGCTCGGAGCCCTCGCCGGGATGGTCGTCACGTGGCTCGTCGCGCCGGCTCTCGCGCGCCGGACGGTCGTCAACGCGCCCGATGCGCTCCCGGCGCCCGTCGCCGTCGATCTCGTGTGGCTCGCGGCCGCGGTCGTCGTCGCCGCGGTGGCCGCGGCATCCGTCATCGCCGTCTACGGCGGCGCCATCCGGCGCCAGGCCGCCGACACCGAGTACCGCGAGGAGACCCGATGAGGCTCCTCCTCAAGCAGTGGGCGGCGTTCCGCGGAGCGCTCATCGCGCTCGCGGTCGTCGTGCTCGTGGCGACCTTCGCTGTCACGGCGTGGCCGCGAGCGGTCACCGGGCTGCTCACGCGCGACGTGCAGTACCGCGTCGATGCTCCCCCCGCGGGCATCACCGCGGTGCAGACCAGCGTGCACGCGCTGCCGGCGCCTGTCGACGGCTCTCTCGTCGGCGGCTCGGGCGGCTGGGTGTGGGATTACTTCGGATCGACGCTCGAGGGCACATACAGGTCGATGTCTCAGCCGCTGCGATCGGCCCTGCAGGCCCCGCAGTGGACCGCCCGCACGGCTCCGCTCGCCACGTCGGGCCCCCGGGCGGCAACCCAGTACCAGCTGCAGCTCGAAGCGTTCGCGCAGCTGCGCGAGGAGGCGAGGCTCATCAAGGGCACGTGGCCGGCGGCGTATGAACCACATCTCCGGCCTGCCCCCGCCGACGTGGGCTCGCTGCCTGCGGGGGTCGTCTACCCGTCCCGGATGGTCCCGACGACGGCGCCGATCGAGATCGTCATGACCGCCGATTCGGCCACAGCGATGAGCTTCGCGGTCGGCGACACCCGGCCGCTCTCGATGGGCCTGAGCGCACAGCCGGTGAAGCTCGTCGGCATCGTCGAGCCGCGCGACCCGTCCTCGCCGTACTGGGAGCTGCAGTTCCAGCGCGCGCATCCGTCCGATGTGCAGCTCGGTGATGCCGGCTCGCGCATCACGGCGACCGCCTGGCTCGACCCGGCACCGTGGGGCAGGATGCAGTTCTCCTTCACGAGCGATGCCCTCGGGTGGTTCGGTGCGAGAGCGGAGGCGATCACCTGGCCGAACCTCGCATCCGTGCGCGCGCAGCTCGCGGCCTTCCTGTCGAGCTCGCACGAAGGAACCGGCGGCTGGGTGCTGCTGCGCTACACCACCCAGTTCGACGAGGTGCTCGCCGGCCTGCAGTCCGGCGGCGCCTCGTTGCAGACGCTCCTCATCCTGCTGGCGACCGCGCCCCTCGGTGCGGCCGTCGCCGTGCTCGTGCTCGGCGCGGAGCTGCTCGTGGACCGGCGCCGCGCGGTCCTCACACTGCTGTCGGCGCGCGGGGCGTCGGCCTGGTGGATCCGCAGCCGCATGGCGATCGAGGGTCTCGTCGCCGCGATTCCGGCGGCCGTCGTCGGCGCCGTCGCGGCCGTGCTCGTCACGTCCGGGCCGGTGGATGCTGCCGCCGTGGCGGGCGCAGCATCCTGTGCCGTCCTTCCCGCCGTGATCCTCGCCGCCCTGGCGCGCCCCGCGGAGCGCGCGCCCCGGCCGCGCCGCCGGCGGTGGCGCTGGGTGCTGGAGGTGCTCGTTCTCGCGGCGACAGCGGTGGCCGTCTTCGCCCTCGTCGAACGCGGTGTCCGACCGGACGGCGTCGATCCGCTGCTTGTGCTGACGCCCCTGCTCATCACGCTGAGCGCGGCGGTCGTCGTGCTGCGGCTGTACCCGCTGCCGCTGCGGGCGCTGCACGGTGCGCTTCGCAGGGGCCGCGGCGCGATCGGCCTGATCGGGGCGTCCCGCAGTGTGCGCGGCATCCGGACATCCCTCATCCCGGTACTCGTGGTGCTCGTCGGCGTGGCGACAGCCGTCTTCTCGGCCGTCGCGTTCCAGACCGAGCGCGCGGGTGTCACGCAGGCGGCGCTCGCCCACGCGGGTGCCGACGTCAGCGTCGGCGACGACGGACTCACGACCGCCCAGGCGGCCGGCATCCGCGCCGTCGCCGGTGTGTCGGAGGTCGGCGTCATCCGCAGTGCCGGCTATGCGGGCATCTCGAACGGCGGCGGATCCGACTTCGTCGAGGTGCTGGTCGCCGACACCGCGCGGCTGTCGCAGATCCAGGCAGGGCTGCCGGAGGACGTGCGCGTCCCCGACCTCACGCACACGGTCGACGGGAAGACGCCCATCGTCGTGGGCAACTGGGAGGAAGCGACCGGTCCGGGAGACGTGACCCTGACGACGGACGCCGAGACGACGGCCCGCATCGTCTCGGCGACGACCTCCCTCGGCGCGGCGGCGCCGAACTCCGCCTGGATCCTCGTCGACGCGGCGCACGTGCCCGACGGGCTGGATGAGCCCGCGCCGAGCGGCGCACTCGTGGCCCTCGACTCGGCCCATGCCCGGGGGGAGGATGCGGTGACGGCCACGGCGGCGATCGCGAAGATCGTCGGCTCGGGCGCGACGATCGACAGCGCGGCCGCGCAGGCGGAGGTCATCCGCGCAGCCCCCGCCGTCGCCGGAGTCGAGACCGCGCTGCTGATCGCCACCGCGCTCGGGGCGGCGCTGGCCGTCATGGCCCTCGTCCTGACGCTCGTGACGGGCGCGCGGGAGCGGCTGCGCCTCGTCGGCACGCTGCGCACCCTCGGGTTCGACCGCCGCCAGACCACCGGGCTCGTGGTGTGGGAGGTCGCGCCGATCCTCGCGACCGGCCTCGTCGGAGGACTCGTCGCAGGCCTCCTGCTGCCGTTCGCCGTGCTGGTTCCGCTCGACCTGTCGTCGCTCACCGGCGGCGCACAGCCCCCGATCGCCGGCGACCCGATGACGATCTCGCTCGTCCTCGCGGTGTTCGTCGTCGTGGTCGCAGCCGCGGTGGCTCTCGCGGTGTGGATCGCATCGACCCGCAGCCCCGCATCGGTGCTGCGGGTGGGAGAGGAAGAATGACGCTCATGGAACCGGCCATCCTGTGCACGGACCTCGTGCGCATCTACTCGACCGACGGGGTCGAGGTGCAGGCGCTGCAGGGGCTGAACCTGCGGGTCGACCCCGCCGAGATGGTCGCGATCGTCGGCGCGTCAGGCTCGGGCAAGTCCACCCTGCTCGGCATCGTGTCGGGACTCGACCGGCCGACGGCGGGGTCGGCGGTCGTCGCAGGCTCCGACCTCACGACCATGACCCGCACGCAGCGGCTCGCCTACCGCAGGCACACGGTCGGATTCGTGTGGCAGCAGACCGGGCGCAACCTGCTGCCGTACCTCACGGCGGCGGAGAACATCGCGATGGCGCGGACGGTCGCCGGTGGGAAGCGGGATGCGGCGGAGGAGAAGCGTCTGCTCGAGCTGCTCGAGGTCGAGGATGTCGCCGACCGCATGCCCGCCCGGATGTCGGGGGGCCAGCAGCAGCGCGTCGCCATCGCGGTCGCGCTCGCCAACAGCCCCACGGTGCTTCTCGCCGATGAGCCGACCGGCGAGCTCGACGAGTCGACGAGCGCGGAGGTGCTCGAGGCGATGCGCGGCGTCAATCGCGAGCTCGGGGTCACGACCCTGATCGTCACCCACGACCCGACCGTGTCGGAGCATGTGCGCCGCACCGTGCAGATCCGCGACGGCCGCACGTCGACCGAGACGCTGCGCCGCGCCGGTGACGGCGGAGAGCACGTCATCGCCGAGGAGTTCGCGGTGATCGACCGCGTCGGCCGTCTGCAGCTGCCGCGCGAGTATGTCTCCGCGCTCGAGCTGCACGAGCGTGTGCGCCTCGCCCTCGAGCCGGACCACTTGACGGTGTGGTCCGGGCACGAGAAGCCGCGGGCCCAGGATGCGGGAACCCCGCGCGAGGAGGACGCCCATGAGTGATGACGCCCCGGTCCCCGAGCCCGCCCCGGTCCCCGAGCCCACTCCGGTCCCCGAGCCCACCCCGGTCCCCGAGCCTGTCGAGGGGTCGCGCCCGGTCCCCGACCCCGCCCCGGTCCCCGAGCCCACCCCGGTCCCCGAGCCTGTCGAGGGGTCGCGCCCCGCCCCGGTCCCCGAGCCCACCCCGGTCCCCGACCCCACCCCGGTCCCCGACCCCACCCTCGTCCCCGAGCCCACCCCGGTCCCCGAGCCCGCCCCGGTCCCCGAGCCTGTCGAGGGGTCGCGCCCCGAACCGCCTCTCCGGCGGCGAGGCCGCGGTCTCGCACCCACGCGCACTCCCGTCCTGCGCGCCGACGCGGTCACGCGTGTGTTCGGCGACGGTGCCGCGCAGGTCGTGGCTGTCGACGGCGTGAGCCTCGAGGTCGGCGCCGGGGAGCTGCTCGTCGTCAAGGGCCGCTCCGGCAGCGGCAAGACGACCCTCCTGAACCTGCTCGGCGGACTCGACCGCCCGACGGGCGGCTCGGTGCACCTCGGCGACCTCGAGCTGAGCTCGGCGTCCGAGGCGCGGCTCGTCGAGACCCGGCGGAGCGATCTCGGCTTCGTCTTCCAGACCTTCGGGCTGATCCCGGTGCTGTCGGCGGCGGAGAACATCGAGGTTCCGCTGCGCCTGCTGGGCGTGGATCCCGCGGAACGCGACGCGCGCGTCGCCGAGCTTCTGGATGCC
This genomic window contains:
- a CDS encoding ABC transporter ATP-binding protein, coding for MSDDAPVPEPAPVPEPTPVPEPTPVPEPVEGSRPVPDPAPVPEPTPVPEPVEGSRPAPVPEPTPVPDPTPVPDPTLVPEPTPVPEPAPVPEPVEGSRPEPPLRRRGRGLAPTRTPVLRADAVTRVFGDGAAQVVAVDGVSLEVGAGELLVVKGRSGSGKTTLLNLLGGLDRPTGGSVHLGDLELSSASEARLVETRRSDLGFVFQTFGLIPVLSAAENIEVPLRLLGVDPAERDARVAELLDAVGLTAQASQRPPELSGGQQQRVGIARALAARPRVLLADEPTGQLDSMTGSAMMDLLVDLVHREGVAAVVTTHDPLLMARADRVLELHDGRVKEPDAA
- a CDS encoding ABC transporter ATP-binding protein → MEPAILCTDLVRIYSTDGVEVQALQGLNLRVDPAEMVAIVGASGSGKSTLLGIVSGLDRPTAGSAVVAGSDLTTMTRTQRLAYRRHTVGFVWQQTGRNLLPYLTAAENIAMARTVAGGKRDAAEEKRLLELLEVEDVADRMPARMSGGQQQRVAIAVALANSPTVLLADEPTGELDESTSAEVLEAMRGVNRELGVTTLIVTHDPTVSEHVRRTVQIRDGRTSTETLRRAGDGGEHVIAEEFAVIDRVGRLQLPREYVSALELHERVRLALEPDHLTVWSGHEKPRAQDAGTPREEDAHE
- a CDS encoding FtsX-like permease family protein translates to MRLLLKQWAAFRGALIALAVVVLVATFAVTAWPRAVTGLLTRDVQYRVDAPPAGITAVQTSVHALPAPVDGSLVGGSGGWVWDYFGSTLEGTYRSMSQPLRSALQAPQWTARTAPLATSGPRAATQYQLQLEAFAQLREEARLIKGTWPAAYEPHLRPAPADVGSLPAGVVYPSRMVPTTAPIEIVMTADSATAMSFAVGDTRPLSMGLSAQPVKLVGIVEPRDPSSPYWELQFQRAHPSDVQLGDAGSRITATAWLDPAPWGRMQFSFTSDALGWFGARAEAITWPNLASVRAQLAAFLSSSHEGTGGWVLLRYTTQFDEVLAGLQSGGASLQTLLILLATAPLGAAVAVLVLGAELLVDRRRAVLTLLSARGASAWWIRSRMAIEGLVAAIPAAVVGAVAAVLVTSGPVDAAAVAGAASCAVLPAVILAALARPAERAPRPRRRRWRWVLEVLVLAATAVAVFALVERGVRPDGVDPLLVLTPLLITLSAAVVVLRLYPLPLRALHGALRRGRGAIGLIGASRSVRGIRTSLIPVLVVLVGVATAVFSAVAFQTERAGVTQAALAHAGADVSVGDDGLTTAQAAGIRAVAGVSEVGVIRSAGYAGISNGGGSDFVEVLVADTARLSQIQAGLPEDVRVPDLTHTVDGKTPIVVGNWEEATGPGDVTLTTDAETTARIVSATTSLGAAAPNSAWILVDAAHVPDGLDEPAPSGALVALDSAHARGEDAVTATAAIAKIVGSGATIDSAAAQAEVIRAAPAVAGVETALLIATALGAALAVMALVLTLVTGARERLRLVGTLRTLGFDRRQTTGLVVWEVAPILATGLVGGLVAGLLLPFAVLVPLDLSSLTGGAQPPIAGDPMTISLVLAVFVVVVAAAVALAVWIASTRSPASVLRVGEEE